A single genomic interval of Vibrio maritimus harbors:
- the phnP gene encoding phosphonate metabolism protein PhnP, whose protein sequence is MKLVMLGTGDSAMVPVWGCDCEICSAARLDKTLRREKSSAYLEHQGRKLLLDANASDLLDRFPSGTIDKILLTHYHMDHVHSLFDLRWGKGASIPVHSPDDTKGCDDLYKHPGVLDFSFRAYPFESFEWQGITVTPLPLIHSKLALGYAFEFEGQSVAYLTDTNGLPSETTQWLKERSLDWIIIDCNYPPIECEQTRISNNHNDLYQVEKIAKDTQAKHIGIMHVGHELLLWAKHNPQRFSDQFQILNDGQEILL, encoded by the coding sequence ATGAAATTGGTGATGCTCGGCACTGGCGACAGTGCCATGGTGCCTGTATGGGGTTGTGACTGTGAGATATGCTCCGCAGCGAGGCTTGATAAGACACTGCGCCGAGAAAAAAGCTCCGCGTATCTCGAGCACCAAGGTCGCAAACTGCTTTTGGATGCCAATGCCTCCGATCTTCTCGATCGTTTCCCCTCAGGTACGATCGATAAAATATTGTTAACACACTATCACATGGACCATGTCCATAGCTTGTTCGATTTGCGCTGGGGGAAAGGGGCGTCGATTCCTGTTCACTCACCAGACGATACCAAGGGCTGTGATGATCTCTACAAACACCCAGGCGTACTCGACTTTTCTTTCAGAGCTTATCCTTTCGAATCCTTTGAGTGGCAGGGTATCACGGTCACGCCGCTTCCTCTGATTCACTCCAAGCTGGCTCTAGGTTACGCCTTTGAATTTGAGGGTCAGAGTGTTGCCTATCTAACGGACACCAATGGTTTGCCCAGTGAAACGACTCAGTGGCTTAAAGAGCGAAGCCTTGATTGGATCATCATTGATTGTAATTACCCCCCCATCGAGTGCGAGCAAACCCGAATTAGCAACAACCACAATGATCTCTACCAAGTGGAGAAAATAGCAAAAGACACCCAAGCGAAACATATTGGCATCATGCATGTGGGGCATGAGCTGCTGCTTTGGGCAAAACACAACCCACAACGCTTTTCAGACCAGTTTCAAATTCTCAATGACGGACAGGAGATCCTATTATGA
- the phnN gene encoding ribose 1,5-bisphosphokinase translates to MIDVLNLEASSDASFSSTPSSMSGATNTKGKIYYIIGPSGAGKDTLIDAIRAEFPEDIIVAHRYITRPFGAGGENHIAISETEYFSRQTKGLFAMSWQAHGLCYGVGVEVKSWLNSGFSVVLNGSRAELDQAKQTFSDGLVPVVVNVNLEVLRERLESRGRESAQEIDRRLKRATDFAIASQQGCHHIDNSGDIAHSVDQFRQVRARLEEVQ, encoded by the coding sequence ATGATAGACGTACTTAATTTAGAAGCATCCTCGGATGCTTCTTTTTCATCAACGCCATCCTCGATGTCTGGGGCGACTAATACCAAGGGGAAGATCTACTATATCATTGGTCCCTCTGGCGCTGGCAAAGATACCCTAATTGATGCGATTCGCGCAGAATTTCCCGAAGACATTATTGTTGCCCATCGTTATATCACTCGCCCGTTTGGCGCTGGTGGAGAAAACCATATCGCTATCAGCGAAACCGAGTACTTCTCTAGACAGACCAAAGGGTTGTTTGCGATGAGTTGGCAAGCTCACGGTCTTTGCTATGGCGTTGGTGTGGAAGTGAAGTCTTGGTTAAACAGTGGATTTTCGGTTGTTCTCAATGGCTCGCGAGCGGAGCTTGACCAAGCAAAGCAGACTTTTAGTGATGGTCTAGTGCCCGTTGTTGTGAATGTAAACCTAGAAGTGCTTCGTGAACGTCTAGAGTCTCGTGGTCGTGAATCAGCGCAAGAGATTGACCGCAGGCTCAAGCGAGCAACGGACTTTGCCATTGCTAGTCAGCAAGGCTGTCATCATATCGATAACAGCGGTGACATCGCCCACAGTGTCGACCAATTTCGTCAGGTACGAGCCAGACTTGAGGAAGTGCAGTAA
- the phnM gene encoding alpha-D-ribose 1-methylphosphonate 5-triphosphate diphosphatase has product MIITNVNLVLENEVVKGSIEMRDGKIVSMSDSQSQVAGAYDGEGGYLMPGFIELHTDNLEQYFTPRPKVDWPPFSAMSAHDTQLIGSGITTVLDAVALGDFRDEKRQTNLDLFISTVVDSQKRNLTRAEHRLHLRCEVPHETTVGMFEKYANLPEVQLVSLMDHAPGQRQFVDVEKYRTYYQGKHNLSDSEMAEFERKQVELSNRWSTQNRNEICRQCRELGIPMASHDDATIAHVQESKDLDMVIAEFPTTVEAAKKSHELGLKVLMGAPNVVRGGSHSGNVAAHELASHGVLDILSSDYYPMSLLEGIYKLSWDERNNLTLPKAVQLVTKNPAEALSLNDRGVIAEGKRADLVLAKQVDGHPLVARVWREGKKVF; this is encoded by the coding sequence ATGATTATCACCAATGTAAATTTGGTTCTTGAGAACGAAGTAGTAAAAGGCTCAATCGAAATGCGTGACGGCAAGATCGTCAGCATGTCGGATTCACAAAGTCAGGTTGCTGGCGCGTACGATGGCGAAGGTGGCTATTTGATGCCGGGTTTTATCGAGCTGCACACGGACAATCTGGAGCAATATTTTACGCCTCGCCCTAAAGTCGATTGGCCACCATTCTCCGCGATGAGTGCGCATGACACCCAGTTGATTGGATCGGGTATCACTACTGTGCTTGATGCTGTTGCGCTCGGTGACTTTCGAGATGAAAAGCGCCAAACTAACCTAGATCTATTTATCAGCACGGTCGTCGACAGTCAAAAACGCAACCTGACACGCGCCGAACACAGGCTACATCTGCGCTGTGAAGTGCCGCATGAGACGACGGTTGGTATGTTTGAAAAGTATGCCAATTTGCCAGAGGTGCAGTTGGTATCGCTAATGGACCATGCGCCGGGTCAGCGTCAGTTTGTCGATGTTGAGAAGTATCGAACCTACTACCAAGGTAAGCATAACCTGTCAGACAGCGAGATGGCGGAGTTTGAGAGAAAGCAGGTCGAGCTCTCTAACCGCTGGTCAACGCAAAACCGCAATGAGATTTGTCGTCAGTGTCGTGAGCTTGGTATCCCGATGGCAAGTCACGATGATGCGACTATCGCTCACGTTCAAGAATCAAAAGATCTTGATATGGTGATTGCTGAGTTCCCAACGACGGTAGAAGCCGCTAAAAAGTCTCATGAGCTAGGTTTGAAGGTACTGATGGGCGCGCCTAACGTTGTTCGTGGTGGCTCTCATTCTGGTAACGTGGCAGCGCATGAACTGGCGTCTCATGGCGTTCTGGATATCTTGTCTTCAGACTACTATCCAATGAGTTTGCTTGAAGGTATCTACAAGCTCTCTTGGGATGAGCGTAACAACCTAACCTTGCCAAAAGCAGTGCAGCTCGTGACCAAGAACCCTGCTGAGGCCTTGAGTCTTAATGACCGAGGTGTTATTGCGGAAGGCAAGCGCGCAGACTTGGTGTTAGCCAAGCAAGTTGATGGTCATCCATTGGTGGCGCGCGTGTGGCGTGAAGGCAAGAAGGTATTCTAG
- the phnL gene encoding phosphonate C-P lyase system protein PhnL, whose protein sequence is MTTQTKIKVSNVSKTFVLHNQNGIELDVLKGADFNVASGECVVLNGRSGSGKSTLLRALYANYLVDTGDIEVEHQGRWVNIATAQPREIINVRKHTIGWVSQFLRVIPRISALEVVMQPMLEMGGCRTLAEQKAKTLLTRLNVPEHLWNLAPATFSGGEQQRVNIARGFIVDYPILLLDEPTASLDATNSAVVVSLIHEAKQRGAAIVGIFHDAATRDQVADRLYDVKKQIEQESAQSNPISACA, encoded by the coding sequence ATGACAACTCAGACCAAAATCAAAGTTTCAAACGTGAGCAAAACCTTTGTTCTGCATAATCAAAATGGCATCGAGCTCGACGTACTAAAAGGCGCGGACTTCAATGTAGCAAGTGGCGAGTGTGTAGTACTGAACGGTCGCTCTGGCTCAGGCAAATCAACGTTACTTCGTGCCTTGTACGCCAATTATCTGGTCGATACCGGTGATATTGAGGTTGAGCACCAAGGTCGCTGGGTCAACATCGCAACAGCTCAGCCACGTGAAATCATTAATGTTCGCAAACACACCATTGGTTGGGTAAGCCAGTTTCTGCGTGTAATTCCACGCATTAGTGCGCTTGAAGTCGTTATGCAGCCGATGCTGGAAATGGGCGGATGCCGAACTCTCGCTGAGCAAAAAGCGAAAACCCTGCTTACTCGTCTAAATGTACCAGAGCACCTATGGAATCTAGCACCTGCGACGTTCTCTGGTGGTGAGCAGCAGCGCGTTAACATCGCGCGTGGCTTTATCGTTGATTATCCGATTCTTCTGCTCGATGAGCCTACCGCGTCTCTAGATGCTACCAACAGCGCTGTTGTCGTTAGCTTGATTCATGAAGCGAAACAGCGTGGCGCAGCCATTGTCGGCATCTTCCACGATGCAGCGACACGCGATCAAGTCGCAGACAGACTCTATGACGTGAAAAAGCAGATTGAGCAGGAGAGCGCTCAGTCGAATCCAATCTCAGCATGCGCATAA
- the phnK gene encoding phosphonate C-P lyase system protein PhnK: MSTSALVNQNKHSNEYADSEQPLLSVRNLTKLYAPGKGFTNVSFDLFPGEVLGIVGESGSGKSTLLKSLSGRQTPDSGDVLYIRGRGEDQITQLEDLYEMAESQRRQLLRTEWGVVHQHPMDGLRGRVSAGGNIGERLMAVGKRHYGDIRKESTKWLTDVEIPQDRIDDMPTTFSGGMQQRLQIARNLVTHPKLIFMDEPTGGLDVSVQAKLLDLLRRLVTELELAVVIVTHDLAVARLLAHRLMVMRRSEVVETGLTDQVLDDPQHPYTQLLVSSVLQN; this comes from the coding sequence ATGAGCACGTCAGCGCTAGTTAATCAAAACAAACATAGCAATGAGTATGCTGATAGTGAGCAACCACTTCTATCAGTTCGTAATCTCACTAAGCTTTATGCGCCGGGTAAGGGTTTTACTAACGTGTCGTTTGATCTGTTTCCAGGCGAAGTACTCGGTATTGTCGGCGAATCTGGTTCAGGTAAAAGCACCCTGTTGAAATCGCTATCTGGTCGTCAAACTCCAGACAGTGGCGACGTGCTCTATATTCGCGGTCGTGGTGAAGACCAAATTACTCAGCTTGAAGACTTGTATGAAATGGCAGAAAGCCAGCGTCGTCAGCTATTGCGCACGGAATGGGGCGTGGTTCATCAGCACCCTATGGATGGTCTACGTGGTCGTGTTTCCGCTGGCGGTAACATCGGCGAGCGTTTGATGGCGGTTGGCAAGCGCCATTACGGTGATATCCGTAAGGAGTCAACGAAATGGCTAACGGATGTCGAGATCCCACAGGATCGCATCGATGACATGCCAACGACCTTCTCTGGCGGTATGCAGCAGCGTCTGCAAATTGCCCGTAACTTGGTGACACATCCAAAGCTTATCTTTATGGATGAGCCAACTGGCGGATTGGACGTGTCGGTCCAGGCGAAACTACTCGACCTACTGCGTCGCCTTGTCACAGAACTGGAACTTGCCGTTGTTATCGTAACCCACGATTTAGCCGTGGCTCGCCTTCTTGCGCATCGCTTGATGGTGATGCGTCGCAGTGAAGTCGTTGAGACCGGACTCACGGATCAGGTTCTCGACGATCCTCAACACCCATACACCCAGCTACTGGTTTCTTCTGTTTTGCAGAACTGA
- a CDS encoding alpha-D-ribose 1-methylphosphonate 5-phosphate C-P-lyase PhnJ, with protein sequence MSQTQINTHAQGVTGYNYGYLDEQTKRMIRRALLKAVSIPGYQVPFGGREMPMPYGWGTGGVQITAAIIGEADTLKVIDQGADDTTNAVSIREFFKSVASAKTTEKTVDASIIQTRHRIPEIGLSKDQILVYQVPIPEPLRFIEPRETETRKMHALEEYGIMHVKLYEDIARFGHIATAYAYPVRVNDRYIMDPSPIPKFDNPKMDNMAALQLFGAGREKRIYAVPPYTKVQSLDFEDHPFEIQKWDEPCAICGATDTFLDEVVMDDEGNHMFVCSDTDYCSEQVEKQQAEKMENYA encoded by the coding sequence ATGAGCCAAACACAAATCAACACCCATGCACAAGGCGTGACCGGCTACAACTATGGTTACCTTGATGAGCAAACCAAACGCATGATTCGCCGTGCGCTACTCAAAGCAGTTTCGATTCCAGGCTATCAAGTCCCGTTTGGTGGTCGTGAGATGCCAATGCCTTATGGTTGGGGTACAGGTGGAGTGCAAATTACTGCAGCGATCATTGGTGAAGCCGACACACTAAAGGTGATTGACCAAGGTGCGGATGACACGACCAATGCTGTCTCTATTCGAGAGTTCTTCAAGTCGGTGGCTAGTGCGAAAACTACCGAGAAAACTGTCGATGCATCGATTATTCAGACCCGTCACCGCATTCCAGAAATTGGTCTTTCGAAAGATCAAATTCTGGTTTACCAAGTGCCAATCCCAGAGCCGCTGCGTTTTATTGAGCCTCGTGAGACAGAGACTCGAAAAATGCATGCCCTTGAAGAGTACGGAATTATGCACGTTAAGCTGTATGAAGACATTGCTCGTTTTGGTCACATTGCAACCGCGTACGCGTATCCCGTTCGCGTTAACGACCGTTACATCATGGACCCATCGCCAATTCCAAAGTTCGATAACCCGAAAATGGACAACATGGCGGCACTACAGCTATTTGGTGCTGGTCGCGAAAAGCGTATTTACGCCGTTCCTCCATACACTAAGGTGCAAAGCCTAGATTTTGAAGATCATCCGTTTGAGATTCAAAAGTGGGATGAACCGTGTGCTATCTGTGGCGCGACGGACACCTTCCTTGATGAAGTCGTGATGGACGACGAAGGCAATCACATGTTTGTCTGCTCCGATACGGACTATTGCAGCGAACAAGTGGAAAAACAGCAAGCTGAGAAGATGGAGAATTACGCATGA
- a CDS encoding carbon-phosphorus lyase complex subunit PhnI, which yields MYVAVKGGEKAINNAHQLQAQKRRGNPELAELTVAQISEQLSGSVDRVMTEGGIYDRELAALAVKQANGDLVEAIFLLRAYRTTLPRLSVSEAVNTSEMRIERRISATYKDLPGGQVLGPTYDYTHRLLDFSLLAAGETPQVDTSESTAMEACPQVMGILEKLDLMTAEQDNQQVPEDITMNPVNYPCDRSARLQNLVRGDEGFLLALGYSTQRGYGRNHPFAGEIRIGFCDLSLVPEELGFAIDIGEIELTECQMVNGFVGSKTEKAKLTRGYGLTFGSTERKAMSMALVDRSLQAAEYDEAVDGPAQDEEFVLSHSDNVEAAGFVSHLKLPHYVDFQAELELLRKMHKEHEELTQTQGAQQESQS from the coding sequence ATGTACGTTGCAGTAAAAGGTGGCGAGAAAGCCATTAACAACGCTCATCAACTCCAAGCTCAGAAACGACGCGGTAATCCAGAACTTGCTGAGCTTACCGTTGCACAAATTAGCGAACAGCTATCTGGCAGTGTTGACCGCGTAATGACCGAAGGTGGCATCTATGACCGTGAGTTAGCCGCACTTGCAGTGAAGCAAGCGAACGGAGATCTAGTAGAAGCGATTTTCTTACTAAGAGCCTATCGTACGACCCTGCCTCGCTTGTCGGTATCTGAGGCAGTGAATACCAGCGAAATGCGTATTGAGCGCCGTATTTCAGCAACCTACAAAGATCTTCCGGGCGGTCAGGTTCTTGGTCCTACTTACGATTATACCCACCGTTTACTCGACTTTAGCTTGCTTGCGGCGGGGGAAACTCCACAGGTTGATACGTCGGAATCGACGGCAATGGAAGCGTGCCCTCAGGTGATGGGAATTCTGGAAAAACTGGATCTGATGACGGCTGAGCAAGACAACCAACAGGTTCCTGAAGACATCACGATGAATCCGGTGAACTACCCATGTGATCGCAGTGCGCGCCTACAGAATCTTGTGCGTGGTGATGAAGGCTTCTTACTAGCGTTAGGTTATTCAACCCAGCGTGGCTACGGACGCAATCACCCGTTTGCGGGGGAGATTCGCATCGGTTTTTGCGACCTATCCCTGGTGCCAGAGGAGTTAGGGTTTGCTATCGATATTGGCGAGATTGAGCTAACGGAATGTCAGATGGTGAATGGATTTGTGGGCAGCAAGACTGAGAAAGCCAAGCTGACACGTGGCTATGGTCTTACATTTGGCTCTACTGAGCGCAAGGCAATGTCGATGGCATTGGTCGACCGCTCGCTGCAAGCCGCTGAATACGATGAAGCAGTGGATGGTCCGGCTCAAGATGAAGAGTTTGTACTGTCTCACTCTGACAACGTAGAAGCAGCCGGCTTTGTTTCCCACTTGAAACTGCCTCACTACGTCGATTTCCAAGCAGAGCTTGAGCTGCTTCGCAAGATGCACAAAGAGCATGAAGAACTTACTCAAACTCAAGGCGCGCAGCAGGAGAGCCAGTCATGA